A segment of the Methanomassiliicoccaceae archaeon DOK genome:
ATCTTCGCCTTCAGTTCAGCGACCTCATCGTTCGTGTCCGTCATGTGTCCTCCCCCGGGGCAATGAGGCGCACGTTATTAATCGTTTGTCAATACCACGCGTGCCCGGTACCATAGTTAAATAAAAGCGCGGGTATCAGAGGGGCCATGATTTGCGAGATGTGCGGCAAGGACGTTCCGCAGACACGTGCGGTCATCGTCGAGGGTACGAAGCTCAACGTCTGCCCCGGATGCGCCAAGTTCGGAGAGGACTACAGGTCCCCGTCAGCCGGAGGCGCTCCTGTCAGCCAGACCGTGATCGACCAGAGGCTCGAGAGGCGCGAGAGGAGGATGAAGTCCAAGGACATCTACGCCGGGACCACCTCCGTCGAGCTCATCGAGGACTACGGCGGAGCCATCAGGGAGGCCCGCGAGGCGAAGGGGATGGACCTCGAGCAGTTCGCGGCATCGATCCAGGAGAAGAAGGGTCTGCTCGCCAAGGTGGAGGCCAACAACCTCGTCCCCGACGACAAGCTCATCAAGAAGATCGAGAAGGCCCTGGACATCAAGCTGATGGAGACCGTGCAGTCCGGCACAACCGTCGGCGGGTCCAGGTCCGACAAGATGACGCTGGCCAACTTCATCAAGAAGGAGTGAGTTCAGCTACCTTTGACCGAATCATAAACGGCGTCGAGGTAGGGGGAGACGTCAGCACCCGCGTCCCTGAGGACGATGAGGGCGGCGACCCCTATCTCGATGTCCAACCTCTTCTGTATCCTGTTGCAGCTCTGGATGAAGTCCCTGCGCTGCATCCCCGCTTCCACGGCCCTCTCCATGAGCATCGGGAACACGTCCGTCGCGTCCGCCTGGGCTTTGGAGGAGGCCTTGTTCTCGGACGTCTGGCTCTTTGATCCGTGAAGGGATTCCACAAGTTCCTTCGGCGGTCTGTACGCAAGGGGCAGGTCGATGGCCCCGAGATCCGATGCGGGGCGGATGTACCCGTCCTTCTGGGTCACGACGCCGGCCCTGACCATCGCCGACAGCAGGAGCTTCGAGTCCGAGGGGGACATCCATTTGAGTTCGAGGGAGGTGCCCATGACGAACTCCTCCGGTGTTGTCACATCCTTTCCGATGCTGCGGAAGTACGCCGCGGCACAGACTGTCAGCTCGTCTGCCATGTCGCGGAGGATGCGGTGCTAATTGAAAACCCTTGTCCGCCGTTCGGCCGCTCTATATATTACGCGCGTGCGTTATTAGTTATTTCCACTAACAAGTAGGGATAGGTTTATATGCACCATCCTTAATGGGGCGGACATCCCGTATGGTGACCCATATGAAGTACACAAGATTCGAGAAGGCAAGGATCATCGGCGCCAGGGCGCTGCAGATCTCTTATGGAGCCCCCGTGCTCGTGGACTATCCCGAGGACATGCTGGACCCCATCGACATCGCCATGCTGGAGTTTGACAAGGATCTCATTCCTATCACTGTCGTAAGAAACTAAAGGAGACTTTCAGATGACCGACGAGGAAATCCAACCTGTGAACAACGGCGACCTTCTGGTCGCAGAAGACATCTACCTGACCTCTGGAGTGCACATCGGTACCCAGCAGAAGTCCGCCGACATGAAGGACTTCATCTACAAGGTCAGGCAGGACGGACTGTACGTTCTCGACGTCAAGAAGACCGACGAGAGGATCAGGGCCGCCGCATCCTTCCTGAGCCGCTACGACCCCAAGAGGATCCTCGTGGTCTCCGCCAGGCAGTACGGACAGAAGCCCGCCAGGGAGTTCTCCAAGGCCATCG
Coding sequences within it:
- a CDS encoding TIGR00270 family protein, which encodes MCGKDVPQTRAVIVEGTKLNVCPGCAKFGEDYRSPSAGGAPVSQTVIDQRLERRERRMKSKDIYAGTTSVELIEDYGGAIREAREAKGMDLEQFAASIQEKKGLLAKVEANNLVPDDKLIKKIEKALDIKLMETVQSGTTVGGSRSDKMTLANFIKKE
- a CDS encoding DUF2240 family protein produces the protein MADELTVCAAAYFRSIGKDVTTPEEFVMGTSLELKWMSPSDSKLLLSAMVRAGVVTQKDGYIRPASDLGAIDLPLAYRPPKELVESLHGSKSQTSENKASSKAQADATDVFPMLMERAVEAGMQRRDFIQSCNRIQKRLDIEIGVAALIVLRDAGADVSPYLDAVYDSVKGS
- a CDS encoding DNA-directed RNA polymerase subunit K, with product MKYTRFEKARIIGARALQISYGAPVLVDYPEDMLDPIDIAMLEFDKDLIPITVVRN